The Malus domestica chromosome 17, GDT2T_hap1 genome contains the following window.
AAGCGCCTTCTTTGTCGTACATCCCTTGTAATGCATACACAAATCCTTTCCATGCTTCCGTGACTCCCGTCCTGCTGAGCGCCGGCGATGCCCAGTTCACTAGCTCACTAGCAAACCCGACATCAGCGAACAATACCTCAGTAACTGGCAAAACAGGCACCATTTGGATTCCAAGTCTGATTTCTTTTGCCTCCGCAGTCGCAAACCAAAGCCCGCTCTCTCTCTTGGTCGACCATAAAACTCCCACAACCCGATTCTCCTTCGCGAAATCTTGCTCGTAAATTTgattctctcctccctctctcacATGCCACCACATTTGAGCTGCCTGAATTTCTAATGCAGTAAGCAGCGAACCGGTGGCCTCAAGTTGCGCATCTTTATACGCTTTCCCCATCAGAGCGGCTGCATAGTACGCATTAACTGCCTCACTCGTACTCTCTTGATTCCTCCCGTCTGCGAATTCTGTCAACCCTGCCGCCCACGAGTGCAACTTATAAAGATCAAAGCATCTCAGACGCGTGTAATTTGGATTCAATTTCTTGTCCTTGTTGAGAAAATCCTCCACGAGCAAGTAAGCTTGAGGCTTGTACTTCTCTCCCCATGCAGGATCAATCTTTGCTAACACGGAAATTGCATATATAAAGTACCCCAGATGAAAATGGTGATCTGAATAAAGACCAAACCCGAAATCTGCAGCTGGATCAGTTGCGGAGGATTTGGTAACAAGTCCACCCCATGTTTTATCATGCAAGAATCCGTTGCCGCTAAAAGTACCATCCAACCACGGCTCGATTTTATTGCTCAAGAACGTCCTAATCGCAGGGATCACATCAGGACAGGCTACCTCCTCGGCGATCAGAGCCAGCCTCGCAGCTCTAGCAACTAGTTTCCCGTAAAAGTACGAAGACGTGGTAGTTGATTCTGTTGAACTAAGAGCGTCAACATCTCGACGAAGTGCAGATATGATCTCTGAAAACGAATCCTTTTTTACACCTCCAACGGAATTCCAAGTGACTGGAATAGGCTTCGATGCTAACACCCACGAATCACCAACGACGCCAATCAAATCCCCGTCGATGCTTTTGTACTTAAAATCTTGCAAAATTGTTGCGTTGGACAGAAGCTTGAGATGTAGAGGATGAGCTAGCATGAGCAAGTCTCCACCTATCTTTTCGAACTTATACGACAAAGTATTTGAATTTTCGAGCACAGCTGCACCAGAAATCGGGTAACAAGAACTGAAGTGGTCGAGAACTTGCTCAGATTTAGGATCAGGATCCGGCATCACAGCAACACGAAAAATCCCAGAAAATTCTTTAAGAGTTAACGTGGATGAGTCGCTGTCAGTAAATTCAGTTGGTGAGGATGTATATATTAGCCATGTGTGATCATTGTCGAGCTTGACGATGAACTTGGTGCTCGAGCCACTCGCTGAGGATGCCGAGACAATCGTATGATCGGTCGATATAGAAACCGACGTGGGACGATAAACAAAGCAGGTGAGAAAGGGGCTTCCTCGAACCAGGTAGAAGCGGAGGTTGGAGGAGGGAAAGTCCAATGTCACACTCAAATCATTGAAGTCGGACACTACATGGTGACCGTTGCTATTTGAAGTTGAGGCGATGGTGAGGTCGGCTTCGAACGGGGTTGTGGATACGACGGTAGAGGAGTAGGAGAAAGACGGGTAAGCAAGAGATAGAGAAGAGTTGGCTGATCTGATGGTGTAGGGGTGGATGTATTCAGGTTGATCGCCATTGCCGAGGACAAAGTTTTGGAAGAAGGAGTTGGTGGGGAGCGGGGATGAGAGGAGGTTCGAGGCGAAGAAGGTTGAAGGGTCGGGGAGGATGGTGGACTGAGCTTCCGGGAAGAGGAACGGGGCGGGGGTAGCCTGTGGAATCAATGCCGAAAAACACAGTACGCAGACGACGAGAGCAAGAGGAGAGAGCATGCTTGCCATGATGCCTTTGATTTAGTTCGTAAACTTGTTGTAAATTATCAGTATTTCAATCGGACTTGTATATTTTATAGGGATTCTATGGTTATGTACGAGATTTTACAGGGATTCCTAATTTACGTGGGAAATTTGAAAGCCTTGTCAGATTTGATATTACTAGTTTTGAGAACTAGGAAAAGTATTGTGATTTTTCTCCTCAacaaatatggttttttgtGTTACTTGCTCATTTTTTTGGGGTGAAAAATTGCTTTATTTCAACACAATAATTACACAAGAAAATGCCCAGATACAtacacataaacaaaaaaaaggactCAGAAGCAACTAAAGAGCCCAAAACAAAAGTTTGAgtccaaaacaaagaaaacaccgAAACAAACGTTAGCAGCTTCAATCTGCCGTCATCGGAAAGCCGCTTACCAACCAACAGAAACAAACGTTCCCTACACACACCCAAAAAAAAGCTAAACAGAGCCCCAAAACTAGAAGAAAACTGAGTGAAAATAGAATCCCAAAACAAATCCCTAAACATCGCCGAGCACCACACTAGTAGCTACCACACATTCGAAGAAGCAA
Protein-coding sequences here:
- the LOC103404601 gene encoding glucan endo-1,3-beta-D-glucosidase-like is translated as MASMLSPLALVVCVLCFSALIPQATPAPFLFPEAQSTILPDPSTFFASNLLSSPLPTNSFFQNFVLGNGDQPEYIHPYTIRSANSSLSLAYPSFSYSSTVVSTTPFEADLTIASTSNSNGHHVVSDFNDLSVTLDFPSSNLRFYLVRGSPFLTCFVYRPTSVSISTDHTIVSASSASGSSTKFIVKLDNDHTWLIYTSSPTEFTDSDSSTLTLKEFSGIFRVAVMPDPDPKSEQVLDHFSSCYPISGAAVLENSNTLSYKFEKIGGDLLMLAHPLHLKLLSNATILQDFKYKSIDGDLIGVVGDSWVLASKPIPVTWNSVGGVKKDSFSEIISALRRDVDALSSTESTTTSSYFYGKLVARAARLALIAEEVACPDVIPAIRTFLSNKIEPWLDGTFSGNGFLHDKTWGGLVTKSSATDPAADFGFGLYSDHHFHLGYFIYAISVLAKIDPAWGEKYKPQAYLLVEDFLNKDKKLNPNYTRLRCFDLYKLHSWAAGLTEFADGRNQESTSEAVNAYYAAALMGKAYKDAQLEATGSLLTALEIQAAQMWWHVREGGENQIYEQDFAKENRVVGVLWSTKRESGLWFATAEAKEIRLGIQMVPVLPVTEVLFADVGFASELVNWASPALSRTGVTEAWKGFVYALQGMYDKEGALEKIRSLEEFDDGNSRSNLLWWIHSR